In the Pseudomonas orientalis genome, one interval contains:
- a CDS encoding putative bifunctional diguanylate cyclase/phosphodiesterase, producing MKSQPDVARMATEVVTQLPVPSRLGMLRFERLNEASWALLYLDPNCERQFGLPAVELCALLGTPYASLMEPQARYQLHDAIQQQLSQSAHYLVRYTLHTNDGPLSLLEMGEAYKQHNRHLLRGYLMVVDGLFSELPVTVPTADLENQNSRLQIALELNQRAQQEQLQHLERVRAQQELILLLARQRYTTPNSLQEAAELITRSACDIYQIDCASIWNLEGQRLVPISAYHRADQQHHLPEAIDASCFPDYLEALHSSRAIDATHAMRDPRTREMAESLIAKDVHAMLDASIRVDGQVVGVLCLEQSGSPRAWQSDEIAFAGELADQFAQVINNHNRRTATSALHLFQRAVEQSANAFLLVNCDGVVEYVNPSFTAITQYSAEEVHGHRLAQLPALENLSELLFDAPSALAKSNSWQGEFKSRRKNLEPYWGQLSISKVYGDNRELTHYIGIYEDITQTKLAQQRIERLAYTDNLTNLGNRPAFIRNLDERFARDSDSPISLLLVDIDNFKRINDSLGHQTGDKLLISLARRLRNSLSSGGSLARFASNEFAVLLDDADMETGQQVASQLLATLDKPMFVDNQLISVTGSVGLACAPLHGRDPQTLMRNAGLALHKAKANGKHQVQVFTEALNAEASYKLFVENNLRRALTQNELDVFYQPKLCLRSGRLLGMEALLRWNHPEKGMIRPDQFISVAEETGLIIPIGKWVARQACRMSRQLTAAGLGNLQVAINLSPKQFSDPDLVASIATILKEEQLPANLLELELTEGLLLEATEDTRQQLDQLKSFGLTLAMDDFGTGYSSLSYLKKFPIDIIKIDRSFIHEIPDNQDDMEITSAVIAMAHNLKLKVVAEGIETAEQLAFLRRHRCDVGQGYLFDRPIPGAELLEKLKRYPRGPIA from the coding sequence ATGAAAAGCCAACCCGATGTCGCCCGCATGGCGACCGAGGTAGTGACGCAATTACCGGTGCCTTCGCGCCTCGGTATGCTGCGTTTCGAGCGGCTTAATGAGGCAAGCTGGGCGCTGCTCTATCTCGACCCGAACTGCGAGCGCCAATTCGGCCTGCCGGCGGTCGAACTCTGCGCCCTGCTCGGCACGCCATACGCCAGCCTGATGGAGCCCCAGGCGCGCTATCAACTGCATGACGCGATCCAGCAGCAACTGAGCCAAAGCGCGCACTACCTGGTGCGCTATACCCTGCACACCAACGACGGCCCGCTGAGCCTGCTCGAAATGGGCGAGGCCTACAAACAGCACAACCGTCACCTGCTGCGCGGCTACCTGATGGTGGTGGATGGCCTGTTCAGCGAACTTCCCGTCACGGTGCCGACCGCCGACCTGGAAAACCAGAACAGCCGCCTGCAAATCGCCCTGGAACTCAACCAGCGCGCGCAACAGGAACAACTGCAGCACCTGGAGCGGGTACGCGCCCAGCAGGAGTTGATCCTGCTGCTGGCCCGCCAGCGCTACACCACACCCAATTCGCTGCAGGAAGCCGCTGAATTGATCACCCGCAGCGCCTGCGATATTTATCAGATCGATTGCGCCAGCATCTGGAACCTGGAAGGCCAGCGCCTGGTGCCGATTTCGGCCTATCACCGTGCCGATCAACAACACCATTTGCCCGAAGCGATCGACGCCAGTTGCTTCCCCGACTACCTCGAAGCCCTGCACAGCAGCCGCGCCATCGATGCCACCCATGCCATGCGCGACCCGCGCACCCGGGAAATGGCCGAAAGCCTGATCGCCAAGGATGTTCACGCCATGCTCGACGCGAGCATCCGGGTGGATGGCCAAGTCGTCGGCGTACTGTGCCTGGAGCAAAGCGGCAGCCCGCGCGCATGGCAGTCCGATGAGATCGCCTTTGCCGGCGAGCTGGCGGACCAGTTCGCCCAAGTGATCAACAACCACAACCGACGCACCGCCACCAGCGCCCTGCATCTGTTCCAGCGCGCGGTGGAACAAAGCGCCAATGCCTTTTTGCTGGTCAATTGCGATGGCGTGGTGGAGTACGTCAACCCAAGCTTTACCGCCATTACCCAATACAGCGCCGAAGAGGTGCACGGCCATCGCCTGGCGCAGTTGCCAGCCCTGGAGAACCTCAGCGAGTTGCTGTTCGACGCGCCGTCGGCCCTGGCCAAGAGCAACAGCTGGCAAGGTGAATTCAAAAGCCGGCGCAAAAACCTGGAACCCTACTGGGGCCAGCTGTCGATTTCCAAGGTATATGGCGACAACCGCGAGTTGACCCATTACATCGGCATCTACGAAGACATCACCCAGACCAAGCTGGCGCAGCAGCGCATCGAACGCCTGGCCTACACCGATAATCTGACCAACCTGGGCAACCGCCCGGCGTTCATCCGCAACCTCGACGAACGCTTTGCCCGCGACAGCGACAGCCCGATCAGCCTGCTGCTGGTGGACATCGACAACTTCAAGCGGATCAACGACAGCCTCGGCCACCAGACCGGTGACAAACTGCTGATCAGCCTGGCCCGACGCCTGCGCAACAGCTTGAGCAGCGGCGGCAGCCTGGCGCGCTTTGCCAGTAACGAGTTTGCGGTGCTGCTCGACGATGCCGACATGGAGACGGGCCAGCAGGTCGCCAGCCAGCTGCTGGCCACCCTCGACAAGCCGATGTTCGTCGACAACCAATTGATCAGCGTGACCGGCTCCGTGGGCCTGGCTTGCGCCCCGCTGCACGGGCGCGACCCGCAGACCCTGATGCGCAACGCCGGCCTGGCCCTGCACAAGGCCAAGGCCAACGGCAAACACCAGGTGCAAGTGTTCACCGAAGCCCTGAATGCCGAGGCCAGCTACAAGTTGTTTGTGGAAAACAACCTGCGCCGCGCCCTGACCCAGAACGAGCTGGACGTGTTCTACCAGCCCAAGCTGTGCCTGCGCAGTGGTCGCCTGCTGGGCATGGAAGCGCTGTTGCGCTGGAACCACCCGGAAAAGGGCATGATCCGCCCCGACCAGTTCATCAGCGTGGCCGAAGAGACCGGCTTGATCATCCCCATCGGCAAATGGGTCGCCCGTCAGGCGTGCCGGATGAGCCGGCAATTGACGGCGGCGGGCCTGGGTAATTTGCAGGTGGCAATCAATCTGTCGCCCAAGCAGTTTTCCGACCCGGACCTGGTGGCCTCGATTGCCACGATCCTCAAGGAAGAACAGTTGCCCGCCAATCTGCTGGAGCTTGAGCTGACCGAAGGCCTGCTGCTGGAAGCCACCGAAGACACGCGCCAGCAGCTGGACCAACTGAAGAGTTTTGGCCTGACCCTGGCCATGGACGACTTCGGCACCGGTTACTCGTCGCTGAGCTACTTGAAAAAATTCCCCATCGACATCATTAAGATCGACCGGAGCTTTATCCACGAAATCCCGGATAACCAGGACGACATGGAGATCACCTCGGCGGTTATCGCCATGGCCCACAACCTCAAGCTCAAGGTGGTGGCCGAAGGCATCGAGACCGCCGAGCAACTGGCGTTCCTGCGCCGGCATCGTTGCGACGTGGGCCAAGGCTATCTGTTCGACCGGCCAATCCCCGGCGCCGAGTTGCTGGAGAAGCTTAAACGCTATCCACGCGGGCCAATCGCCTGA
- the aceF gene encoding dihydrolipoyllysine-residue acetyltransferase, with the protein MSELIRVPDIGSGEGEVIELFVKVGDTVEADQSILTLESDKASMEIPAPKAGVVKSLKVKLGDRLKEGDELLELEIEGAADAAPAAAAPAAAAPAPAPEKPAAAEAPAAPAAAPAAATVQDIHVPDIGSSGKAKIIELLVKVGDTVEADQSLITLESDKASMEIPSPAAGVVESIAVKLEDEVGTGDFILKLKVQGAAPAAAPAPAAAPAAKAEAAPAAAAPAPAAKAEAAPAPAAAPAPSGAKVHAGPAVRQLAREFGVELSAVSATGPHGRVLKEDVQAYVKAMMQKAKEAPAAGGATGGSGIPPIRTVDFSRFGEIEEVPMTRLMQIGAAGLHASWLNIPHVTQFDQADITDLEAFRVAQKAVAEKAGVKLTVLPLLLKACAHLLKELPDFNSSLAPSGKAIIRKKYVHIGFAVDTPDGLLVPVIKNVDQKSLLQLAGEAAALAAKARDKKLTPDDMQGACFTISSLGHIGGTGFTPIVNAPEVAILGVSKATIQPVWDGKAFQPKLMLPLSLSYDHRVINGAAAARFTQRLSQLLNDIRTILL; encoded by the coding sequence GTGAGCGAACTCATTCGCGTACCTGACATCGGCAGCGGTGAAGGTGAAGTAATCGAGCTGTTTGTGAAGGTCGGTGACACCGTCGAAGCCGACCAGAGCATCCTGACCCTGGAGTCGGACAAGGCGAGCATGGAAATCCCTGCTCCCAAGGCCGGCGTGGTCAAGAGCCTGAAAGTGAAGCTGGGCGACCGCCTGAAAGAAGGCGACGAACTGCTGGAGCTGGAAATTGAGGGTGCTGCCGATGCAGCCCCTGCAGCTGCCGCTCCGGCCGCCGCTGCACCTGCACCTGCACCTGAAAAGCCTGCCGCCGCCGAGGCCCCAGCGGCCCCGGCTGCCGCACCTGCCGCCGCCACCGTCCAGGACATTCACGTCCCGGACATCGGCTCGTCGGGCAAGGCCAAGATCATCGAGCTGCTGGTCAAGGTCGGCGACACCGTCGAAGCCGACCAGTCGCTGATCACCCTGGAGTCCGACAAGGCCTCCATGGAGATTCCATCGCCGGCTGCCGGTGTGGTGGAAAGCATTGCGGTCAAGCTGGAAGACGAAGTCGGCACTGGTGACTTCATCCTCAAGCTGAAAGTACAAGGCGCTGCGCCTGCAGCCGCTCCAGCACCGGCCGCCGCTCCGGCTGCCAAGGCAGAAGCTGCTCCGGCTGCTGCTGCCCCTGCGCCTGCTGCAAAAGCTGAGGCCGCTCCGGCCCCTGCTGCTGCACCTGCGCCAAGCGGTGCCAAGGTTCACGCCGGCCCTGCCGTGCGTCAATTGGCCCGTGAATTCGGCGTCGAGCTGAGTGCTGTGTCGGCAACCGGCCCTCACGGCCGCGTGCTGAAGGAAGACGTGCAGGCTTACGTCAAGGCCATGATGCAGAAAGCCAAGGAAGCGCCGGCTGCCGGCGGCGCTACCGGCGGCTCGGGCATTCCGCCGATCCGTACCGTCGATTTCAGCCGCTTCGGCGAAATCGAAGAAGTGCCGATGACCCGCCTGATGCAAATCGGCGCGGCCGGCCTGCACGCGAGCTGGCTGAATATCCCGCACGTGACTCAGTTCGACCAGGCCGATATCACCGACCTGGAAGCCTTCCGCGTTGCGCAGAAAGCCGTGGCCGAAAAAGCCGGCGTGAAGCTGACCGTGCTGCCCCTGCTGCTCAAGGCCTGTGCGCACCTGCTCAAGGAACTGCCGGACTTCAACAGCTCGCTGGCGCCAAGCGGCAAAGCGATCATCCGCAAGAAGTACGTGCACATCGGTTTTGCGGTCGACACCCCTGACGGCCTGCTGGTACCGGTCATCAAGAACGTCGACCAGAAGAGCCTGTTGCAACTGGCTGGCGAAGCGGCTGCACTGGCGGCCAAGGCCCGCGACAAGAAGCTTACTCCGGACGACATGCAGGGCGCGTGCTTCACCATCTCCAGCCTCGGGCACATTGGCGGCACTGGCTTCACGCCAATCGTCAACGCGCCGGAAGTGGCGATCCTGGGTGTGTCCAAGGCCACCATCCAGCCGGTGTGGGACGGTAAAGCGTTCCAGCCCAAGCTGATGCTGCCACTGTCGCTGTCCTACGATCACCGCGTGATCAACGGCGCCGCAGCGGCACGCTTCACCCAGCGCCTGAGCCAGTTGCTGAACGACATCCGCACCATCCTGCTGTAA
- the aceE gene encoding pyruvate dehydrogenase (acetyl-transferring), homodimeric type: protein MQDLDPVETQEWLDALESVLDKEGEDRAHYLMTRMGELATRSGSQLPYAITTPYRNTIPVTHEARMPGDLFMERRIRSLVRWNAMAMVMRTNLKDSDLGGHISSFASSATLYDIGFNYFFQAPTDEHGGDLIYFQGHTSPGVYARAFMEGRISEEQMNNFRQEVDGQGLSSYPHPWLMPDFWQFPTVSMGLGPIQAIYQARFMKYLEARGFIPEGKQKVWCFLGDGECDEPESLGAISLAGREKLDNLIFVINCNLQRLDGPVRGNGKIIQELEGVFRGAHWNVTKVIWGRFWDPLLAKDVDGILQRRMDEVIDGEYQNYKAKDGAFVREHFFNTPELKAMVADLSDDEIWKLNRGGHDPYKVYAAYHEAVNHKEQPTVILAKTIKGYGTGAGEAKNTAHNTKKVDVDSLKLFRDRFDIPVKDEELENLPFFKPEPNSAEARYLSERRTALGGFVPQRRANSFSVPTPDLSTLKAILDGSGDREISTTMAFVRILAQLVKDKEIGSRIVPIIPDEARTFGMEGMFRQLGIYSSVGQLYEPVDKDQVMFYKEDKKGQILEEGINEAGAMSSFIAAGTSYSSHNQPMLPFYIFYSMFGFQRIGDLAWAAGDSRTRGFLIGGTAGRTTLNGEGLQHEDGHSHILAATIPNCRTFDPTYGYELAVIIQDGMKKMTEEQQDVFYYITVMNESYQQPAMPAGVEEGIIKGMYLLEEDTKEAAHHVQLMGSGTILREVREAAKILRDEFNVGADVWSVTSFNELRRDGLAVERSNRLHPGQKPARSYVEECLAGRKGPVIASTDYMKLFAEQIRQWVPSKEFKVLGTDGFGRSDSRKKLRHFFEVDRHFVVLAALEALADRGEIEPKVVADAIVKFGINPEKRNPLDC from the coding sequence ATGCAAGACCTCGATCCCGTCGAAACCCAGGAATGGCTGGACGCCCTGGAATCGGTTCTCGACAAAGAAGGCGAAGACCGTGCTCATTACCTGATGACCCGTATGGGCGAACTCGCGACCCGCAGCGGCTCGCAGTTGCCTTACGCCATCACTACGCCATACCGCAACACCATCCCCGTTACCCACGAAGCACGCATGCCTGGCGACCTGTTCATGGAACGCCGCATTCGCTCGCTGGTACGCTGGAACGCCATGGCGATGGTAATGCGCACGAACTTGAAAGATTCGGACCTGGGCGGTCACATCTCCAGCTTCGCTTCCAGCGCAACCCTGTATGACATCGGCTTCAACTACTTCTTCCAGGCCCCCACCGACGAACACGGCGGCGACCTGATCTACTTCCAGGGTCACACCTCGCCAGGCGTCTACGCCCGTGCGTTCATGGAAGGCCGCATCAGCGAAGAACAAATGAACAACTTCCGCCAGGAAGTCGACGGTCAGGGCCTGTCGTCCTATCCGCACCCTTGGCTGATGCCTGATTTCTGGCAGTTCCCGACCGTTTCCATGGGCCTGGGCCCGATCCAGGCGATCTACCAGGCACGCTTCATGAAGTACCTGGAAGCCCGTGGCTTCATCCCCGAAGGCAAGCAGAAAGTCTGGTGCTTCCTGGGCGACGGCGAATGCGACGAGCCGGAATCCCTGGGCGCCATCTCCCTGGCCGGCCGCGAAAAGCTGGACAACCTGATCTTCGTCATCAACTGCAACCTGCAGCGCCTCGACGGCCCGGTTCGCGGCAACGGCAAGATCATCCAGGAACTCGAAGGCGTGTTCCGCGGCGCTCACTGGAACGTGACCAAAGTCATCTGGGGCCGTTTCTGGGACCCACTGCTGGCCAAGGACGTCGACGGTATCCTGCAACGCCGCATGGACGAAGTCATCGACGGCGAGTACCAGAACTACAAGGCCAAAGACGGCGCGTTCGTGCGCGAGCATTTCTTCAACACGCCTGAACTCAAGGCGATGGTTGCCGACCTGTCCGACGATGAGATCTGGAAACTCAACCGTGGCGGCCACGACCCGTACAAGGTCTACGCGGCGTACCACGAAGCGGTCAACCACAAGGAACAACCGACCGTCATCCTGGCCAAGACCATCAAGGGTTATGGCACCGGCGCCGGCGAAGCGAAGAACACCGCGCACAACACCAAGAAAGTCGATGTCGACAGCCTGAAGTTGTTCCGCGACCGCTTCGACATCCCGGTCAAGGACGAAGAGCTGGAGAACCTGCCGTTCTTCAAGCCAGAGCCAAACAGCGCCGAAGCCCGCTACCTGAGCGAGCGCCGCACTGCACTGGGCGGTTTCGTGCCACAGCGCCGCGCCAACAGCTTCAGCGTACCGACGCCAGACCTGAGCACCCTCAAGGCAATCCTTGACGGCTCGGGCGACCGTGAAATCTCCACCACCATGGCCTTCGTACGGATCCTCGCACAACTGGTCAAGGACAAGGAAATCGGTTCGCGCATCGTCCCGATCATCCCGGACGAAGCACGTACCTTCGGTATGGAAGGCATGTTCCGTCAGTTGGGCATCTACTCCTCCGTCGGCCAGCTCTACGAGCCAGTCGATAAAGACCAGGTGATGTTCTACAAGGAAGACAAGAAGGGCCAGATCCTCGAAGAAGGCATCAACGAAGCGGGCGCCATGAGCTCCTTCATCGCTGCCGGTACGTCGTACTCCAGCCACAACCAGCCGATGCTGCCGTTCTACATCTTCTACTCGATGTTCGGCTTCCAGCGCATTGGCGACCTGGCGTGGGCAGCGGGCGACAGCCGTACCCGTGGCTTCCTGATCGGCGGTACCGCCGGCCGGACCACGCTGAACGGCGAAGGCCTGCAACACGAAGACGGGCACAGCCACATTCTGGCTGCCACCATCCCGAACTGCCGCACCTTTGATCCAACCTACGGCTACGAGCTGGCGGTGATCATCCAGGACGGCATGAAGAAGATGACCGAAGAGCAGCAGGACGTTTTCTACTACATCACCGTGATGAACGAGTCCTACCAGCAGCCAGCCATGCCGGCCGGCGTGGAAGAAGGCATCATCAAGGGCATGTACCTGCTCGAAGAAGACACCAAGGAAGCGGCGCACCACGTACAGCTGATGGGCTCCGGCACCATCCTGCGCGAAGTGCGTGAAGCGGCGAAGATCCTGCGTGACGAATTCAACGTCGGCGCTGATGTGTGGAGCGTGACCAGCTTCAACGAACTGCGTCGCGACGGCCTGGCCGTTGAGCGCAGCAACCGCCTGCACCCTGGCCAGAAGCCAGCCAGGAGCTATGTCGAAGAATGCCTGGCCGGCCGTAAAGGTCCGGTCATCGCCTCGACCGACTACATGAAACTGTTTGCTGAACAGATTCGCCAGTGGGTCCCGTCCAAGGAATTCAAAGTCCTGGGCACCGACGGTTTCGGCCGCAGTGACAGCCGCAAGAAGCTGCGTCACTTCTTCGAAGTCGACCGTCACTTCGTGGTGTTGGCAGCCCTGGAAGCTTTGGCTGACCGTGGTGAGATCGAACCCAAGGTGGTGGCTGACGCCATCGTCAAGTTCGGGATCAACCCGGAAAAACGCAACCCACTGGACTGCTGA
- the glnE gene encoding bifunctional [glutamate--ammonia ligase]-adenylyl-L-tyrosine phosphorylase/[glutamate--ammonia-ligase] adenylyltransferase — translation MSLPTLAELPAILLPYASRAEQSFRDAVAALDDDHGLSGWTPQRWADFVRVCAASDFVIEQSVRDPLMLLELAAWGELDRGFAPGELCGQIAGAVQQAETEDELGRMLRRQRTRQQVRIIWRDLTRQADLVQTCRDLSDMADACIDQAYQWLYQRHCVQFGTPTGRRSGEAQHMVILGMGKLGAVELNLSSDIDLIFAYPEGGETVGVKRALDNQEFFIRVGQKLIKALDPMTVDGFVFRVDMRLRPYGSAGALVLSFNALEQYYQDQGRDWERYAMIKARVVAGDQVAGAQLLDMLRPFVYRRYLDFSAIEALRTMKQLIQQEVRRKGMADNIKLGSGGIREVEFIAQAFQLIHGGRDLSLQQRPLLNVLGTLEGQGYLPAAVISELRNGYEFLRYTEHAIQAIADRQTQMLPDSPEDQARIAFMLGFADWAAFHERLMYWRGRVDWHFRQVIADPDEEEGEESELVVGGEWLPLWEESQDDDAACRQLSEGGFTDAPKALKALAGLRGSPQLRAMQRLGRERLDAFIPRLLAQAVEHANPDLVLERVLPLVEAVARRSAYLVLLTENPDALRRLLTLCAASPWIAEQITRFPLLLDELLNEGRLFKPPLAPELAAELRERLTRIPEDDLEQQMEALRHFKLAHRLRVAASEIAGSLPLMKVSDYLTWLAEAILEQVLALAWRQTVARHGSPQRLDGSLCDPGFIIVGYGKVGGIELGHGSDLDLVFIHDGDPQAETDGAKPIDGAQFFTRLGQRIIHLLTTQTNSGQLYEVDMRLRPSGASGLLVSSLGAFDRYQQNEAWTWEHQALIRARVLVGSQDVGHAFEQVRAKVLGRERDLAKLRQEVSEMRAKMRDNLGTRSTTAGRGANAFEATALFDLKQDAGGIVDIEFMVQYAALAWSAQHPSLLRYTDNIRILEGLEQVGLMPAADAHLLREVYKAYRSAAHRQALQNEAGTVPGDQFADERRQVMRIWQALGLS, via the coding sequence ATGAGCCTTCCAACGCTGGCCGAACTGCCGGCCATTCTGTTGCCTTACGCCAGCCGGGCCGAGCAGTCATTTCGTGACGCCGTGGCCGCGCTGGATGACGATCATGGCCTTTCTGGCTGGACGCCGCAACGTTGGGCCGACTTCGTGCGGGTGTGCGCGGCCAGTGATTTCGTGATTGAACAGAGTGTTCGTGACCCTTTGATGTTGCTCGAGCTGGCGGCCTGGGGCGAGCTGGACCGAGGTTTTGCGCCAGGTGAGCTATGCGGCCAGATCGCCGGCGCCGTGCAACAGGCTGAAACGGAAGATGAGCTGGGCCGTATGCTGCGCCGTCAGCGCACGCGCCAGCAGGTGCGCATCATCTGGCGCGACCTGACCCGCCAGGCCGATCTGGTACAAACCTGCCGCGACCTGTCCGACATGGCCGACGCGTGCATCGACCAGGCCTATCAATGGCTGTACCAGCGCCACTGTGTGCAGTTCGGCACGCCCACCGGACGGCGCAGCGGTGAGGCGCAGCACATGGTCATCCTCGGCATGGGCAAGCTCGGGGCGGTGGAGCTGAACCTGTCGTCGGATATCGACCTGATCTTCGCCTACCCCGAAGGCGGCGAGACCGTGGGGGTCAAGCGCGCCCTGGATAACCAGGAATTTTTCATTCGTGTTGGGCAAAAACTGATCAAGGCGCTCGACCCGATGACGGTCGACGGTTTCGTGTTTCGCGTCGACATGCGCCTGCGTCCCTACGGTTCGGCCGGCGCGCTGGTGCTCAGCTTCAATGCGCTGGAGCAGTATTACCAGGACCAGGGCCGCGACTGGGAACGCTACGCCATGATCAAGGCTCGCGTGGTCGCCGGTGACCAGGTGGCCGGAGCGCAGTTGCTCGACATGCTGCGTCCGTTCGTCTATCGCCGTTACCTGGACTTCTCGGCCATCGAAGCGCTGCGCACCATGAAGCAGCTGATCCAGCAGGAAGTACGGCGCAAGGGCATGGCCGACAATATCAAGCTGGGTTCGGGCGGTATTCGCGAGGTGGAATTCATTGCCCAGGCGTTTCAACTGATCCATGGGGGGCGCGATCTCAGTCTGCAGCAACGCCCGCTGTTAAATGTGCTCGGGACTCTGGAAGGCCAGGGTTATTTGCCGGCTGCGGTGATCAGTGAGCTGCGCAATGGCTACGAGTTCCTGCGTTACACCGAACACGCGATCCAGGCGATTGCCGATCGCCAGACCCAGATGCTCCCGGACAGCCCCGAAGACCAGGCGCGTATTGCCTTCATGCTGGGCTTTGCCGATTGGGCCGCGTTCCACGAGCGCCTGATGTATTGGCGTGGGCGTGTGGATTGGCATTTCCGCCAGGTGATTGCCGATCCTGATGAAGAAGAGGGCGAAGAAAGCGAACTGGTGGTCGGCGGGGAATGGTTGCCATTGTGGGAAGAATCCCAAGATGACGACGCCGCCTGCCGCCAATTGAGCGAAGGCGGCTTTACCGATGCGCCCAAGGCACTCAAAGCCCTGGCAGGCCTGCGCGGTAGCCCGCAATTGCGCGCCATGCAGCGCCTCGGTCGCGAGCGGCTGGACGCGTTTATCCCGCGCCTGCTGGCCCAGGCGGTCGAGCACGCCAACCCGGACCTGGTATTGGAGCGCGTATTGCCGCTGGTGGAGGCCGTCGCCCGGCGTTCCGCGTACCTGGTGCTGCTCACCGAAAACCCGGACGCCCTGCGCCGTCTGCTGACCCTGTGCGCCGCGAGCCCGTGGATCGCCGAGCAGATCACGCGCTTTCCGCTGTTGCTGGATGAATTGCTCAACGAAGGGCGCTTGTTCAAGCCGCCGCTGGCACCGGAGCTGGCCGCCGAGTTGCGCGAGCGCCTCACGCGTATCCCCGAGGACGACCTCGAGCAACAGATGGAAGCCCTGCGCCATTTCAAGCTTGCGCACCGTCTGCGCGTGGCCGCGTCGGAAATCGCCGGCAGCCTGCCGTTGATGAAAGTCAGCGACTACCTCACCTGGCTGGCCGAGGCCATTCTCGAACAAGTGCTGGCGCTGGCCTGGCGCCAGACCGTGGCCCGCCATGGTTCACCGCAACGGCTGGACGGCAGTCTGTGCGATCCCGGGTTCATCATTGTTGGTTATGGGAAAGTCGGCGGTATCGAACTGGGGCATGGTTCGGACCTGGACCTGGTGTTCATCCATGATGGCGACCCGCAGGCCGAGACCGACGGCGCCAAGCCGATCGACGGCGCGCAGTTCTTCACGCGCCTGGGCCAGCGCATCATTCACCTGCTGACCACCCAGACCAACTCCGGCCAGCTGTATGAGGTGGACATGCGTCTGCGCCCTTCCGGGGCGTCCGGCTTGTTGGTCAGTTCACTGGGCGCATTCGACCGCTATCAGCAAAATGAAGCCTGGACCTGGGAGCATCAGGCGCTGATTCGCGCACGCGTGCTGGTGGGCAGCCAGGATGTGGGTCATGCATTCGAGCAGGTACGCGCTAAAGTCTTGGGGCGCGAACGGGATCTGGCCAAGCTGCGCCAGGAGGTCAGCGAGATGCGCGCCAAGATGCGCGACAACCTTGGAACCCGCAGCACGACGGCCGGCAGAGGCGCCAATGCCTTCGAAGCCACGGCGCTGTTCGACCTCAAGCAGGACGCCGGAGGTATC